In Arthrobacter ramosus, one DNA window encodes the following:
- a CDS encoding aldo/keto reductase produces MSQTQETTTPTVTLNNGVEIPQIGFGVFQVPPDETQRIVEDALEAGYRHIDTAAAYRNEAGVGAAIAASGIARDEIFITTKLRNGEQGNAHEAFQNSRKALGVDFVDLYLIHWPVPSQGLFVEAWKAMEKLYANSVVRAIGVSNFLGEHLDALLQDANVVPAVNQFEIHPTFQQKELAAKCRALGIAVEAYSPLGQGADLNAAAVKSLAAKYGATPAQIVLAWHVASGIIAIPKSSTTSRMRENADAAAITLTPEDLAAITQLESGARIGSDPAIASHSQL; encoded by the coding sequence GTGTCGCAGACGCAAGAAACCACCACACCCACCGTGACCCTCAACAACGGCGTCGAAATTCCGCAAATCGGCTTCGGCGTGTTCCAGGTTCCGCCGGACGAGACCCAGCGAATCGTCGAGGATGCGCTTGAGGCCGGCTACCGCCACATAGACACCGCCGCCGCCTACCGCAACGAGGCCGGCGTCGGAGCAGCCATCGCTGCCTCAGGCATTGCCCGGGATGAAATCTTCATCACCACCAAGCTGCGCAACGGCGAGCAGGGCAACGCGCATGAGGCCTTCCAGAACAGCCGGAAAGCGCTTGGTGTCGACTTCGTGGATCTGTACCTGATTCACTGGCCGGTGCCCTCGCAGGGGCTCTTCGTCGAAGCTTGGAAGGCGATGGAGAAGCTTTACGCCAACAGCGTGGTGCGTGCCATCGGTGTCTCCAACTTCCTCGGCGAGCATCTGGACGCGCTACTGCAGGACGCTAATGTGGTCCCGGCGGTGAACCAGTTCGAAATCCACCCCACGTTCCAGCAGAAGGAGTTGGCGGCCAAGTGCCGTGCCTTGGGCATTGCGGTGGAGGCGTACAGCCCGCTGGGGCAGGGGGCCGATCTGAATGCGGCCGCGGTGAAATCGCTGGCCGCCAAATACGGCGCCACACCGGCTCAGATCGTGTTGGCATGGCACGTCGCTTCAGGGATTATTGCCATTCCCAAGTCCTCGACGACTAGCCGTATGCGGGAAAACGCCGACGCTGCGGCGATCACCCTGACTCCCGAGGACCTTGCCGCCATCACACAGCTCGAGAGCGGTGCCCGAATCGGCTCCGACCCCGCCATTGCGTCGCACAGCCAGCTTTAG
- a CDS encoding helix-turn-helix transcriptional regulator, with amino-acid sequence MGQSAEFGKFLKAMRSRLKPEDGGLPGTSGVRRVPGLRREEIARLADVSTDYYTRLEQGRNIHPSRAVLDSVARALRLDSSEQAHMMDLLENCAKSQRPPLPAQSVRPALKQLLDAVGSVPALVLGRRTDVLAGNHLAFLLLADFPSMPAAERNLTRWMMLDPRAKELFRDWNSVAAEAVGTLRVDIGRHPDDAQANQLVGELAVQSENFRLWWAGHRVARRSAGSLRLHHPVVGDLELNVENLTLPDDPDQVLRVFSAKPGSPTADSLTLLGSFGAEAATVWEPTQTTDNTDASGAGFLTDSA; translated from the coding sequence ATGGGTCAAAGCGCAGAGTTTGGAAAATTCCTGAAGGCCATGAGGTCACGGCTGAAGCCCGAGGACGGCGGCCTGCCAGGCACTTCGGGTGTCCGACGGGTTCCCGGGCTGCGGCGCGAGGAGATAGCCCGGCTGGCGGACGTGAGCACGGACTACTACACGCGCCTCGAGCAGGGCCGCAACATCCACCCGTCCAGGGCAGTACTGGACTCGGTAGCCCGGGCTCTGCGCCTGGATTCCAGCGAACAGGCGCACATGATGGACCTCCTTGAGAACTGTGCGAAGTCCCAGCGTCCACCCCTACCGGCCCAGAGCGTTCGGCCCGCCCTGAAGCAACTGCTGGATGCCGTGGGAAGCGTGCCCGCACTGGTACTGGGGCGCCGAACGGATGTTTTGGCCGGAAATCATCTGGCTTTTCTCCTGCTTGCCGATTTCCCGTCCATGCCTGCTGCCGAGCGGAACCTGACTCGCTGGATGATGCTCGATCCGCGAGCAAAGGAACTCTTCCGGGACTGGAATTCCGTAGCGGCCGAAGCGGTCGGAACCCTCCGAGTGGACATTGGCCGGCATCCGGACGATGCCCAGGCCAATCAGCTCGTTGGCGAACTCGCAGTTCAGAGCGAGAACTTCCGCCTGTGGTGGGCCGGACACCGGGTGGCCAGGAGGTCTGCGGGCAGTCTGCGGTTGCACCACCCCGTCGTCGGCGACTTGGAACTGAACGTTGAAAACCTGACGCTCCCGGACGACCCGGACCAAGTGCTGCGCGTATTTTCCGCAAAGCCCGGCTCGCCGACGGCCGATTCCCTCACACTGCTAGGCAGTTTCGGCGCCGAGGCGGCGACCGTCTGGGAGCCCACACAAACAACAGACAACACGGATGCATCCGGCGCCGGGTTCTTGACTGATTCGGCTTAG
- a CDS encoding bifunctional YncE family protein/alkaline phosphatase family protein — MGKKRRLRKGVAIPAAAVALVLAGGGAYAAGNTDWGQRLIGRQANGSVLTASNQLVTPAGSGVEQTGRPMALAVSPDGHTSVNETYDGKGTFTVTDLVGHKVLQQYTPPAGTGSGQAGYGGLLYSADGKSLWAGQKSNLLRFTVAADGTLSSPVVVALPGVSGKQPLPASLAFAPGGQQILVTLNGTNTMAVLDAGTGALVRQVAVGNAPRDVVVAGAHAFVANQGGRTAVPGDKTNLSYGTDIVTNTDNGSPSTGTVSEVDPATGAVVRSYDVGLAPSALMVQGTDVFVANSNSDTVSVLDTKTGKVAQTINVNPLPGAPTGSEPNSLTMLDPTHLAVSLGTANAVAVYDYSNAQTPAGFQGLIPTGWYPGTVVLDKALGEIVVAAQKGVGSLGAQATNSQGAGTATVTGHSVYSDIGLVSTVPIPKTNDMPNYTKQVWSNNQWTAWQDQQKAKGDQGKAKPAAIPQRAGDPSTIKHVFMIVKENRTYDQVLGDDTRGNGAPSLAQFGGATTPNFHALVQQGPLLDNTYSSGTMSADGHQWLTQANVDEYLNQSISNYTRSYPYNGGDAMAYGSTGFLWDNAAAHGVSAKDWGEYTNKWTSATGANDTNSWAQWYQNTLAQEAGKPAIIPQDAFHASTDVPSLTKILQPQFPGFQLQIPDQYRADLFLKDLKSAEQNNNLPQLNIMTIMNDHTAGTSAGSPTPSAMVADNDLAVGRIIDGISHSKFGQDSAVFVVEDDSQNGVDHVDGHRAPVLIWSPYARRNAVVSDFYTQLNVVRTIEQILALPPMTQMDLAAEPMYSAFTNKADTTPYTAKPNQIPLDTLNGVPNTLTGAAAAWGTWSAQQDWSGPDRVDPGRLNRVDWYAAHNWTTPYPGDARILFPNEVPDGPGDGDNAPIGTGK; from the coding sequence ATGGGCAAGAAAAGACGTTTGCGTAAGGGCGTGGCCATTCCGGCTGCCGCCGTGGCGCTGGTATTGGCTGGCGGCGGCGCTTATGCGGCCGGTAACACCGACTGGGGGCAGCGCCTGATCGGGCGCCAGGCCAACGGGTCGGTACTGACCGCGAGTAACCAGTTGGTCACCCCGGCCGGGTCCGGGGTGGAGCAGACCGGTAGGCCGATGGCTTTGGCCGTGAGCCCGGACGGTCACACTTCGGTCAATGAAACCTATGACGGGAAGGGCACCTTCACCGTGACCGACTTGGTGGGGCATAAAGTCCTGCAGCAGTACACGCCGCCGGCCGGCACCGGCAGCGGACAGGCCGGGTATGGCGGGTTGCTTTACTCAGCGGATGGCAAGAGCCTGTGGGCCGGGCAGAAATCAAACCTGCTGCGTTTCACGGTTGCCGCGGACGGGACGCTGTCCAGCCCGGTGGTCGTGGCATTGCCGGGCGTGAGCGGTAAGCAGCCGTTGCCGGCCAGTCTTGCCTTCGCCCCCGGCGGGCAGCAGATCCTGGTCACCCTGAACGGAACCAACACCATGGCTGTCCTGGACGCGGGTACCGGGGCCTTGGTCCGTCAGGTTGCGGTCGGCAACGCGCCGCGGGACGTCGTGGTGGCCGGTGCGCACGCGTTCGTGGCCAACCAGGGCGGGCGCACCGCGGTGCCAGGGGATAAAACCAACCTCTCCTACGGTACGGATATTGTCACCAACACCGATAACGGTTCTCCGTCCACCGGTACCGTCTCGGAGGTCGACCCGGCGACCGGAGCCGTGGTGCGCAGTTACGACGTGGGTCTGGCCCCCTCGGCCTTGATGGTCCAGGGCACAGACGTGTTCGTCGCGAACTCCAACTCCGACACCGTCTCGGTGCTGGATACCAAGACCGGCAAAGTTGCCCAGACCATCAACGTCAACCCGTTGCCGGGTGCGCCGACCGGCAGCGAACCGAATTCGTTGACGATGCTGGATCCGACGCATCTGGCCGTGAGCCTGGGAACCGCGAACGCAGTCGCCGTCTACGACTACAGCAACGCCCAGACACCGGCTGGCTTTCAGGGCCTGATCCCCACCGGCTGGTACCCCGGCACCGTGGTGCTCGACAAGGCCCTGGGCGAGATCGTCGTGGCCGCGCAGAAGGGTGTCGGTTCCCTCGGCGCCCAGGCCACCAACAGCCAGGGCGCGGGCACCGCAACCGTCACCGGGCATAGCGTATATTCGGACATCGGGCTCGTCAGCACCGTCCCGATCCCCAAGACCAACGACATGCCCAACTACACCAAGCAGGTCTGGTCAAACAACCAATGGACCGCGTGGCAGGACCAGCAAAAGGCCAAGGGCGATCAGGGCAAAGCGAAGCCGGCGGCGATCCCGCAGCGTGCCGGTGACCCTTCCACCATCAAGCACGTGTTCATGATCGTTAAGGAAAACCGCACGTACGACCAAGTCCTGGGCGATGACACCCGCGGCAACGGCGCACCCTCCCTAGCCCAGTTCGGCGGGGCGACCACCCCGAATTTCCATGCCTTGGTCCAGCAAGGACCGTTGCTGGATAACACCTACTCCTCGGGCACTATGTCCGCCGATGGCCACCAGTGGCTGACACAGGCCAACGTTGATGAGTATCTGAACCAGTCGATCAGCAACTACACCCGAAGCTACCCTTACAACGGCGGGGACGCGATGGCCTACGGCTCCACCGGGTTCCTCTGGGACAACGCTGCCGCGCACGGCGTCAGCGCCAAGGACTGGGGCGAGTACACGAACAAGTGGACCAGCGCCACCGGCGCCAACGACACCAACAGCTGGGCCCAGTGGTACCAGAACACCCTGGCCCAGGAAGCCGGCAAACCAGCGATCATCCCGCAGGACGCGTTCCACGCCTCCACCGACGTGCCCTCGCTCACGAAGATCCTGCAGCCGCAGTTCCCGGGCTTCCAGCTGCAGATCCCGGACCAGTATCGGGCCGACCTGTTCCTCAAGGACCTGAAGAGCGCTGAACAAAACAACAACCTGCCGCAGTTGAACATCATGACGATCATGAACGATCACACCGCCGGCACTTCGGCCGGCTCCCCAACACCCTCGGCCATGGTCGCCGACAACGACCTTGCAGTGGGACGGATCATCGACGGCATTTCGCATAGCAAGTTCGGTCAGGACTCCGCCGTGTTCGTCGTCGAAGATGACAGCCAGAACGGTGTCGACCATGTCGATGGCCACCGCGCCCCGGTGCTGATCTGGTCCCCATATGCCCGCCGTAACGCGGTCGTAAGCGACTTCTACACCCAGCTCAACGTCGTGCGCACCATCGAGCAGATCCTCGCCCTGCCGCCCATGACGCAGATGGACCTCGCCGCCGAACCCATGTACTCGGCATTCACCAACAAAGCAGACACCACCCCGTACACAGCTAAGCCGAACCAGATCCCGCTCGACACCCTGAACGGGGTACCGAACACCCTCACCGGCGCAGCCGCTGCATGGGGCACGTGGTCGGCGCAACAGGACTGGTCAGGACCTGACCGCGTCGATCCCGGCCGACTCAACCGGGTCGACTGGTACGCCGCACACAACTGGACCACCCCCTACCCCGGAGACGCCCGCATCCTCTTCCCCAACGAAGTACCCGACGGACCCGGCGACGGCGACAACGCCCCCATCGGGACCGGGAAATAG
- a CDS encoding phospholipase C yields MRYLAHRFTWKPFAAAAGAAVLATSTLTAGLFGFGAGPATASENHVDTSTPIKHVVVIFGENVSFDHYFATYPKAANTPGETQQGTGLPATQFTAARNTPTNIATLAHDGLLGPNNPNSIQPQRLTPAQAVTCDQNHTYTAEQLAYNGGLMNKFVENTSKDVCAANQYGAPGLTMDYYDGNTVTGMWNYAQNYAMSDSSFSTGFGPSTPGALNLVSGQTHGIQEFTAAGAPVVPTASTSTVRVPNSSGVGTVINDPDPAYDDCSNSSHKTTNNVASAQGKNIGDLLNAKGVSWGWFQGGFTPTAPVSGATPASCLSTHTNVTGASIVDYSPHHEPFQYYASTANPHHLPPASVAEIGHNGQANHQYDVTAFDQVVNSNNMPAVSFLKAPQYQDGHPGSSDPIDEQAFVAKQVNAIQNSQNWDSTAVILAYDDSDGWYDHVAAAVKNSSNSPDDAAFCLNAYNKGVPMAGGYADRCGPGPRQPLIVVSPFAKTNFVDHTQTDQTSILRLIEDNWSTGQIGGSSLDAHAGPLTNMFDFKHPNTDKVILNPTTGAVVPGKDSNGNDNGNHSGIGKQINNWWNGLNWN; encoded by the coding sequence ATGCGATACCTCGCTCATCGATTCACCTGGAAACCATTCGCGGCCGCCGCCGGCGCAGCGGTCCTGGCTACCTCCACCCTCACCGCCGGCCTGTTCGGCTTCGGCGCCGGCCCGGCCACCGCCAGCGAAAACCATGTGGACACGTCCACACCCATCAAGCATGTGGTGGTGATCTTCGGCGAGAACGTCTCGTTCGACCACTACTTTGCCACCTACCCCAAGGCTGCCAACACGCCGGGCGAAACCCAGCAGGGAACCGGGCTCCCGGCAACCCAGTTCACCGCCGCCAGGAACACGCCGACGAACATTGCCACACTGGCTCACGACGGCCTGCTGGGACCGAACAACCCGAACTCCATCCAGCCGCAGCGACTGACACCGGCACAGGCCGTCACCTGCGACCAGAACCACACCTACACCGCCGAACAGTTGGCCTACAACGGTGGCCTCATGAACAAGTTCGTTGAGAACACCAGCAAGGACGTGTGTGCCGCGAACCAATATGGCGCGCCCGGCCTGACCATGGACTACTACGACGGGAACACCGTCACCGGTATGTGGAATTACGCCCAGAACTACGCCATGAGCGACTCGTCCTTCAGCACCGGCTTTGGCCCGTCAACCCCGGGCGCGTTGAACCTGGTCTCGGGCCAGACGCACGGTATCCAGGAATTCACTGCCGCGGGTGCACCCGTCGTTCCGACAGCCAGCACCAGCACCGTACGCGTCCCAAACTCGAGCGGCGTCGGAACAGTGATCAACGACCCCGACCCGGCCTACGACGACTGCTCCAACAGCAGCCATAAGACCACGAACAACGTGGCCAGCGCGCAAGGTAAGAACATCGGCGATCTGCTCAACGCCAAGGGTGTTAGTTGGGGATGGTTCCAGGGCGGATTCACGCCGACCGCCCCGGTGTCCGGAGCCACGCCCGCTTCCTGCCTGAGCACGCACACCAACGTCACGGGCGCCTCCATCGTCGACTACTCCCCGCACCACGAGCCGTTCCAGTACTATGCCTCCACCGCCAACCCGCACCACCTGCCGCCGGCTTCGGTCGCAGAAATCGGTCACAACGGCCAGGCCAACCACCAGTACGACGTGACGGCGTTCGACCAGGTCGTCAACTCGAACAACATGCCCGCCGTGTCGTTCCTGAAGGCTCCCCAATACCAGGATGGCCACCCGGGAAGCTCCGACCCGATCGACGAGCAGGCCTTCGTTGCTAAGCAGGTCAATGCCATCCAGAACTCGCAGAACTGGGACAGCACCGCCGTCATCCTTGCCTACGACGACTCTGACGGATGGTACGACCACGTAGCAGCAGCCGTGAAGAACTCCTCCAACTCACCCGATGATGCCGCGTTCTGCCTGAACGCGTACAACAAGGGCGTACCCATGGCCGGCGGCTACGCGGACCGTTGCGGCCCGGGCCCGCGCCAGCCGCTGATCGTGGTTTCTCCGTTCGCGAAGACGAACTTTGTCGACCACACCCAGACGGACCAGACATCCATTCTGCGTTTGATCGAGGACAACTGGAGCACCGGCCAGATCGGTGGTTCCTCCCTCGACGCCCACGCGGGCCCGCTGACCAACATGTTCGACTTCAAACACCCCAACACGGACAAGGTCATCCTGAATCCGACGACCGGGGCCGTCGTCCCCGGAAAGGACTCCAACGGCAACGACAACGGCAACCATAGCGGAATCGGCAAGCAGATCAACAACTGGTGGAACGGCCTGAACTGGAATTGA
- a CDS encoding purple acid phosphatase family protein produces the protein MTDDRQIFSTAFSRRGFFAAAGVASAGAALAGAAPATAAAGGIASALPTTVGDPLTTPIVNGLHLQFGADASSEVVVSWHTLQPVSHARAMLGELDGSYGKSQDAVQTSYTDGKSGQIVYAYHAKLTGLKSSHDYVYAAIHDGAQPEFGSFRTGPRGREAFTFTSFGDQGTPTLGKKYVPPAGVTLANPPWVNDNLGSPAAGDMPAGIERVQPLFHLFNGDLCYANGSVDRVRTWTDFWDNNSRSARHRPWMPAAGNHENELGNGPIGYAAYQTYFSVPPQPGQTDITRGLWYSFTVGSVHVISLANDDICIQDSGSSYVRGYSQGAQKAWLEKELIAARSDKNIDWVVICMHQVVISTASALNGADLGVRQEWVPLFDKYGVDLVVCGHEHHYERSHPIRGQQPNATLTPIPADTNTDIIDTTKGTVHMVLGGGGTSVTSNQMFYNPPACRVITSVGPLNPTTNRRPPVYTQEDAPWSAKRDAANSYGFAAFTVDPGTQPGGMTKLQVTYYNVLGPQGQLAAFESFTLQRPRTDNTRQGVGSGNDKGQ, from the coding sequence ATGACAGATGACAGACAAATTTTTAGTACAGCATTTTCACGACGTGGTTTTTTCGCGGCGGCCGGAGTCGCTAGTGCCGGCGCAGCACTGGCCGGCGCGGCGCCTGCGACCGCGGCCGCCGGCGGTATAGCGTCGGCGTTGCCGACGACGGTAGGTGACCCGCTGACAACCCCGATCGTGAACGGCCTGCACCTCCAGTTCGGGGCGGACGCGTCCAGCGAAGTCGTGGTGTCATGGCATACCCTGCAGCCGGTCAGCCATGCCCGGGCGATGCTCGGTGAGTTGGACGGAAGCTACGGCAAGAGCCAGGATGCAGTGCAGACCAGTTACACCGACGGCAAATCCGGTCAAATCGTTTACGCCTATCATGCGAAACTCACCGGTCTGAAATCGTCCCACGACTACGTCTACGCGGCCATCCACGACGGCGCGCAGCCTGAGTTTGGTTCTTTCCGTACTGGACCGCGCGGCCGCGAGGCTTTCACCTTCACCAGCTTCGGCGACCAGGGCACACCGACGTTGGGAAAGAAGTACGTCCCGCCGGCCGGAGTTACGCTCGCTAATCCGCCGTGGGTCAACGACAATCTCGGCTCGCCCGCTGCGGGGGACATGCCCGCCGGAATCGAACGCGTGCAGCCCTTGTTCCACTTGTTCAACGGCGACCTCTGCTACGCCAATGGCTCCGTGGACCGAGTACGCACTTGGACCGATTTCTGGGACAACAACTCCCGCAGCGCCCGGCACCGTCCATGGATGCCGGCGGCGGGCAACCATGAGAACGAGCTTGGCAACGGGCCAATAGGCTACGCGGCCTACCAGACATACTTTTCGGTACCGCCGCAGCCAGGCCAAACCGACATCACCCGCGGGCTCTGGTACTCCTTCACCGTCGGCTCCGTGCATGTGATCAGCCTGGCCAACGATGATATCTGCATCCAGGACAGCGGAAGCAGCTACGTCCGCGGATACTCCCAGGGCGCGCAGAAAGCATGGCTTGAGAAGGAACTGATCGCTGCCCGGTCCGACAAGAACATCGACTGGGTTGTAATCTGCATGCACCAGGTCGTCATCAGCACCGCGAGCGCGCTCAACGGCGCCGATCTGGGCGTCCGGCAAGAATGGGTGCCGCTGTTCGATAAATACGGCGTCGACTTGGTCGTTTGTGGCCACGAACACCACTACGAACGATCTCACCCGATCCGCGGCCAGCAGCCCAACGCGACACTGACCCCAATCCCGGCAGACACCAACACCGACATCATCGACACTACCAAGGGCACCGTGCACATGGTTCTGGGAGGCGGGGGCACCTCAGTCACCTCCAACCAGATGTTCTACAACCCGCCCGCCTGCCGTGTTATTACTAGCGTCGGACCGCTCAACCCTACGACCAACAGGCGGCCACCGGTTTACACGCAGGAAGACGCACCCTGGTCGGCCAAGCGCGACGCCGCCAACTCGTACGGATTCGCCGCCTTCACCGTCGACCCGGGAACCCAGCCCGGAGGAATGACCAAACTGCAAGTCACCTACTACAACGTGCTCGGGCCACAAGGACAGCTGGCCGCCTTCGAATCCTTCACACTGCAGCGGCCCCGCACCGACAACACCCGCCAAGGCGTCGGCAGCGGAAACGACAAAGGCCAATAA
- a CDS encoding fumarylacetoacetate hydrolase family protein, whose protein sequence is MNSRHTAASVLPDDAGDALLIGRIWDFETAGPRVVAVHGEDMFDIQRLAGTVSELLERTDPAADVRSAIADSSGIEPRWKTADVVEASLRQETSRPCLLAPVDLQVIKACGVTFVDSMIERVIEERCGGEASRATAMRELVGKALGGSITAVRPGSLQAAEAKRVLIAEGLWSQYLEVGIGPDPEVFTKAPVLSSVGLGAGVGIPSFSSWNNPEPELVLIVNSRGDVVGATLGNDVNLRDVEGRSALLLGKAKDNNASSALGPFIRLFDEGFTLDMVRQEEILLRVEGTDGYAMEGRNSVARISRSFEELVAATFGPHHQYPDGFALFTGTLFAPAQDRDTPGLGFTHKMGDVVTIKSRHLGSLVNHVAAAEELPEWTFGVRQLFNYLSSQEPATPARS, encoded by the coding sequence ATGAACTCCCGCCATACCGCTGCCTCGGTTCTACCCGACGACGCCGGAGACGCGCTACTGATCGGCCGGATCTGGGACTTCGAAACCGCCGGTCCCCGTGTGGTGGCGGTCCACGGAGAGGACATGTTCGACATCCAGCGCCTGGCCGGCACGGTCTCCGAGCTGTTGGAGCGCACAGACCCGGCTGCCGATGTTCGCTCGGCAATTGCCGACAGCTCGGGGATCGAACCACGGTGGAAGACTGCCGACGTCGTCGAGGCGTCCCTCCGGCAGGAAACCAGCCGACCCTGCCTTCTGGCTCCGGTTGACCTCCAGGTCATCAAGGCGTGCGGCGTGACTTTTGTGGACAGCATGATCGAACGCGTCATCGAGGAACGCTGCGGCGGAGAGGCCAGCCGGGCCACGGCGATGCGCGAGCTCGTGGGCAAGGCACTCGGCGGCAGCATCACCGCGGTGCGCCCCGGGTCTCTTCAGGCCGCGGAGGCCAAACGTGTTCTAATCGCCGAAGGTCTATGGTCCCAGTATCTGGAAGTCGGAATCGGGCCGGATCCAGAGGTCTTCACTAAGGCGCCCGTGCTCTCGTCCGTGGGTCTTGGCGCCGGCGTGGGTATTCCATCCTTTTCTTCGTGGAACAACCCCGAGCCGGAACTCGTGCTCATCGTCAATTCGCGGGGAGACGTTGTGGGCGCGACCCTGGGCAACGACGTGAACCTTCGCGACGTCGAGGGCCGCAGCGCGCTCCTCTTGGGCAAGGCAAAGGACAACAATGCCTCCAGCGCGCTGGGACCATTCATTCGGCTGTTTGACGAGGGTTTTACCCTGGACATGGTCCGGCAGGAAGAGATCCTGCTGCGGGTGGAAGGTACGGACGGCTACGCAATGGAGGGCCGCAATTCCGTGGCCAGAATCAGCAGGTCATTCGAGGAACTTGTGGCGGCCACTTTCGGCCCGCACCACCAGTACCCCGATGGTTTCGCCCTGTTCACGGGTACCTTGTTCGCACCCGCTCAGGACAGGGACACGCCCGGGCTGGGATTCACCCACAAGATGGGTGACGTGGTCACCATCAAGAGCCGCCACCTTGGCTCGCTCGTCAACCACGTGGCCGCCGCCGAAGAACTGCCGGAATGGACGTTCGGGGTCCGACAGCTGTTCAATTACCTGAGCTCTCAGGAACCCGCGACGCCAGCCCGCAGCTGA
- a CDS encoding aldehyde dehydrogenase (NADP(+)) produces the protein MNTTIEELNARVEAAHGAFEKGRAADPQVRASWLEAVATGLENGGSALVELASRETHLSTPRLEGELKRTVFQLRLFAEEIRQGEHFDATIDHADARWGMGPRPDLRRVNVPLGVVAVFGASNFPFAFSVMGGDSASALAAGCAVVHKAHDGHRQLAARTAETVMAALDGAGAPSGLFSLVNGRPAAEALVDHPLIKAIGFTGSTAGGRALFDRAAARPEPVPFFGELGGINAVFVTRGAWESRRSEIVNGYFSSFTMGMGQFCTKPGLLFVPAGGRDEVRRLLSDALSGFSPAELLSERLHHGFREAVEQLRDKAGVDVLVEGDFAATPAPTLLHTTPAAVRRDPSILRQEMFGPASVVVEYGDESELAALAGMLEGQLTTTLQAEPDDDVTELAARLTDVSGRVLWNGWPTGVTVSYAQHHGGPYPATTSATTSVGTAAIRRFLRPVAYQSFPEARLPEPLRDANPWNVPQRVDGEWRGRGRVANSPSIEGPR, from the coding sequence ATGAACACCACCATCGAAGAGCTCAACGCCAGGGTGGAGGCCGCCCACGGTGCCTTCGAAAAGGGCCGCGCAGCGGATCCGCAGGTCCGTGCTTCATGGTTGGAGGCCGTGGCAACCGGGCTGGAAAATGGCGGCAGCGCCCTCGTGGAGCTGGCCAGCAGGGAAACACATCTCAGCACGCCACGGCTAGAAGGCGAATTGAAGCGCACCGTCTTCCAGCTGAGGCTCTTTGCCGAAGAAATTCGGCAGGGCGAACACTTCGACGCGACGATCGACCATGCGGACGCCCGCTGGGGGATGGGCCCGCGGCCGGATCTCCGCAGGGTCAACGTCCCACTCGGCGTTGTGGCGGTCTTCGGGGCATCCAACTTCCCGTTTGCCTTCAGTGTCATGGGTGGCGATAGCGCCTCGGCTTTGGCCGCCGGCTGCGCCGTCGTGCACAAAGCGCATGACGGCCACCGGCAACTCGCGGCGCGCACGGCGGAAACCGTGATGGCCGCACTTGACGGCGCTGGCGCACCCTCCGGCCTGTTCTCGCTGGTGAACGGACGCCCTGCGGCCGAGGCGCTGGTAGACCATCCGCTGATCAAGGCCATTGGGTTCACAGGCTCGACGGCGGGCGGCAGGGCATTGTTCGACCGCGCCGCCGCGCGGCCGGAGCCTGTCCCCTTCTTCGGCGAGCTGGGCGGGATAAACGCCGTTTTCGTCACCAGGGGAGCCTGGGAGTCCCGGCGAAGCGAGATTGTCAACGGTTACTTCAGCTCGTTCACTATGGGCATGGGGCAGTTCTGCACCAAACCGGGACTGTTGTTCGTCCCCGCTGGCGGCCGGGATGAGGTTCGCAGGCTGCTAAGCGATGCCCTGTCCGGGTTCTCACCTGCCGAGCTCCTGAGTGAGCGGCTGCATCACGGCTTCCGGGAGGCAGTAGAACAGCTTCGGGACAAGGCCGGTGTTGACGTCCTGGTGGAAGGCGACTTCGCGGCGACGCCGGCGCCAACCCTACTTCACACCACCCCAGCTGCTGTGCGCCGTGATCCGTCGATCCTTCGTCAGGAAATGTTCGGGCCGGCCAGCGTAGTTGTGGAATACGGCGATGAGTCCGAACTTGCGGCCCTTGCAGGAATGCTCGAGGGGCAGCTCACCACCACGTTGCAGGCAGAGCCGGATGACGACGTTACCGAGCTCGCCGCCCGGCTGACGGACGTCAGCGGTCGCGTGCTGTGGAACGGCTGGCCGACCGGAGTCACGGTCAGCTATGCCCAGCACCACGGTGGACCATATCCCGCCACGACATCGGCCACCACCTCCGTTGGAACGGCCGCCATCCGCCGCTTCCTTCGGCCTGTGGCCTATCAGTCGTTCCCCGAGGCGCGACTGCCCGAGCCACTGCGGGATGCCAACCCTTGGAACGTGCCGCAACGAGTGGACGGCGAGTGGCGCGGCAGGGGACGTGTCGCTAACTCACCGTCGATTGAAGGTCCGCGATGA